In Salmo trutta chromosome 16, fSalTru1.1, whole genome shotgun sequence, a genomic segment contains:
- the LOC115150380 gene encoding myogenesis-regulating glycosidase, whose translation MYQVVPGGAGGTVTNATPIKQKLKRDARPLVVASVLGLVLVIAAVTAWCYYIGSLRKAELLKTELLDLNKDGYIIRNQAGAIVFRMSFRSGTLDLDSCSKEGEILSCGRTSDRKLKFFIQTVFDNTVQCYRVRWEELVPNLPVEHAMTYNVSHWYGGAETAIQHWPISISGQQAPKPFVTSDIYSNRNGFGGILERYWLSSNATAIKINDSVPFHLGWNDTEKTMYFQARYHDTPYKPNPGEAPSAELSYRVCVGLDVTSIHKYMVRRYFNKPNKVPSKAMFRHPIWSTWALHKTDIDQEKLLKFAANIRKHGFNCSHLELDDRYTNRYGEFDFDLAKFPNATAMFQKLKTDGFLVSLWTHPFVNYDSENFHTCVERGLFVREPTGRLPALVSWWNGIGGILDFTNPEARDWFASHLRSLRSKYGVSSFKLDAGETNYLPWQFSTKTPLRDPSTFTRRYTEMAIPYNERAELRSGYQSQNISCFFRPIDRDSVWGYELGLKSLIPTVLTISILGYQFILPDMIGGNAYLNRTDGERTLPDRELYIRWLELSAFMPSMQFSIPPWEYDNEVVEIARKYTAIHESIVAPRVLELAGEVLDTGDPIIRPLWWIATGDETAYKIDSQFLIGDDLMVAPVLEPGKQERDIYLPAGHWRSYKGERFDIKEPLHLTDYPVDLDEIAYFVWV comes from the exons ATGTACCAAGTGGTACCAGGAGGTGCAGGGGGCACAGTTACCAACGCTACACCCATCAAACAGAAACTGAAAAGGGACGCTCGTCCCCTAGTTGTAGCAAGTGTCTTAGGGTTGGTGCTGGTGATTGCTGCGGTGACCGCATGGTGCTATTACATTGGTTCTCTGCGCAAGGCTGAACTGCTCAAGACAGAACTTCTGGACCTCAACAAGGATGGCTACATCATTCGCAACCAGGCAGGGGCTATTGTCTTCAGGATGTCTTTCAG GTCTGGCACCCTGGACTTAGACTCGTGTTCTAAGGAGGGGGAGATACTGAGCTGTGGGCGCACCAGTGATAGGAAACTCAAGTTTTTCATCCAGACTGTATTTGACAATACAGTCCAATGCTACCGTGTGCGTTGGGAAGAATTGGTTCCCAACCTGCCCGTGGAGCACGCCATGACCTACAACGTCTCACACTGGTATGGTGGAGCCGAGACTGCCATACAGCATTGGCCTATATCCATCTCCGGGCAGCAGGCACCCAAACCCTTTGTCACCAGTGATATCTACTCAAACCGAAACGGCTTTGGGGGCATCTTGGAACGCTACTGGCTCTCATCCAATGCCACGGCCATTAAGATCAATGACTCTGTGCCCTTTCATCTTGGCTGGAACGACACAGAGAAGACCATGTACTTCCAGGCGAGGTACCATGACACCCCTTACAAGCCAAACCCTGGTGAGGCACCTTCTGCTGAACTCAGCTACAGAGTCTGTGTGGGCTTGGATGTCACATCCATTCACAAGTACATGGTACGCAGATACTTCAACAAGCCCAACAAGGTGCCTTCCAAAGCCATGTtccgccatcccatctggtccaCGTGGGCGCTACATAAGACTGACATAGACCAAGAGAAACTGTTGAAGTTTGCTGCCAACATCCGCAAGCATGGCTTCAACTGTAGCCACCTGGAGCTAGACGATCGCTACACAAACCGCTATGGGGAATTTGATTTTGACTTGGCCAAGTTTCCCAACGCTACAGCCATGTTCCAGAAGCTCAAAACAGACGgttttctggtctctctctggacacACCCTTTTGTCAACTATGACTCTGAAAATTTTCACACCTGTGTAGAAAGAGGGCTTTTTGTCCGAGAACCTACAGGTCGTCTTCCGGCTTTGGTAAGCTGGTGGAACGGCATCGGGGGAATTCTAGACTTTACCAACCCAGAGGCCCGTGATTGGTTCGCCTCCCACCTGCGGTCTTTACGATCCAAGTACGGAGTGTCCTCCTTCAAGCTGGATGCGGGCGAGACAAACTACTTGCCCTGGCAATTCAGCACAAAAACACCCCTTCGCGACCCTAGCACGTTCACCCGTCGCTACACCGAGATGGCTATTCCTTACAATGAGCGGGCCGAGCTGCGTTCAGGCTACCAGTCCCAGAACATCTCCTGCTTCTTCAGGCCCATTGACCGGGACTCTGTTTGGGGCTATGAGCTAGGCCTCAAGTCCCTTATTCCCACCGTGCTTACCATCAGCATTCTCGGCTACCAGTTCATCCTACCGGACATGATCGGTGGCAACGCCTATCTGAACCGCACTGATGGTGAGCGCACTTTACCGGACCGTGAGCTCTACATCCGTTGGCTGGAGCTGTCGGCTTTTATGCCCTCCATGCagttctccatccctccctgggAGTATGATAACGAGGTGGTGGAGATCGCCCGGAAGTACACTGCTATCCATGAGAGCATAGTGGCCCCACGGGTTCTGGAACTTGCTGGGGAGGTGCTGGACACAGGAGACCCCATCATACGACCTCTGTGGTGGATCGCCACTGGCGACGAGACTGCTTATAAGATTGACTCCCAGTTCCTGATAGGGGACGACCTCATGGTGGCGCCAGTACTGGAGCCTGGAAAGCAGGAGAGGGACATCTATCTCCCGGCTGGACACTGGCGGAGCTACAAGGGAGAACGGTTTGATATTAAGGAGCCTCTGCACCTTACAGACTACCCGGTAGATCTTGATGAAATTGCTTACTTTGTCTGGGTTTAG
- the LOC115150382 gene encoding cysteinyl leukotriene receptor 2-like — MVTMPTISNTVIMVIAIMIMGAIVLIKRVIITMIMMIVIITPMIMPLCLSPAPWLETSHSLDYTLPPVIIHLGNHTTTALNSNQSCSGDDEIFKYRAYTVTYLLVFPMAFLSNIGALFVFLRLMPKRSASSVLMTNLALSDACFSLTLPLRLAYYFRGARWDLPDWLCRLCVFCFYLNLYTSVLFLTGLSVLRWLAVLKPLRHRALATPLRALLACLGIWLFVGGASVPFLFSGTRVRAGLTRCFEPRNPASWKMIFVLNYVGMTFGFLIPFITILGCYGCIIHRLTTTASSALGLTGSLNRNKIRNQGRRRRRRRSLRLVAMVICTFLLCFLPYHVARSLHLHAVVGRWGCVATVTLQRVLVVTLCLAAANSVVNPLLYYYSGESFRAVIRSASSRQRSFSSSFTQGSLLLSRRKKTTMPTTPTTRDSPLAPPLTLPGSLPDTALAPPLTLPGSLPDTTLAPPRTLPGSLPDTPLAPPLTLPGSLPDTPLAPPLTLTGSLPDTPLAPPLTLPGSLPDTPLAPPLTLPGSLPDTQSRVEDRF, encoded by the exons ATGGTCACGATGCCAACGATATCGAATACTGTGATAATGGTGATAGCGATTATGATAATGGGGGCGATAGTGTTGATAAAGAGGGTAATAATAACGATGATTATGATGATAGTGATAATTACGCCAATGATTAtgcctctgtgtctctccccAGCTCCGTGGCTTGAAACGTCCCACTCGCTCGACTACACCCTTCCGCCAGTGATCATTCACCTTGGTAACCACACGACGACAGCATTGAATAGCAACCAGTCCTGTAGTGGTGATGACGAGATCTTTAAGTACCGAGCCTATACTGTCACCTACCTACTGGTGTTCCCTATGGCGTTTCTTAGCAACATTGGAGCGCTGTTTGTGTTCCTGCGACTGATGCCCAAACGGTCTGCGTCCTCTGTCCTCATGACCAATCTCGCCCTATCAGATGCATGCTTCTCCCTCACCCTGCCGCTGCGATTGGCCTACTACTTCAGAGGCGCTCGCTGGGACCTCCCTGATTGGCTGTGCCGACTGTGTGTGTTTTGCTTCTATCTCAACCTATACAccag CGTTCTCTTCCTTACTGGACTGAGCGTGCTCCGTTGGCTGGCCGTGCTGAAGCCTCTCCGTCATCGAGCCTTGGCCACGCCCCTTCGTGCCTTATTGGCTTGCTTGGGCATTTGGCTGTTTGTGGGCGGAGCTTCAGTCCCATTCCTGTTTTCGGGGACCAGGGTGAGGGCGGGACTAACACGCTGCTTCGAGCCACGTAACCCTGCCTCCTGGAAGATGATCTTCGTTCTCAACTACGTGGGCATGACATTCGGCTTCCTGATCCCATTCATCACCATCCTTGGTTGCTACGGCTGCATCATCCACCGACTGACAACTACGGCCTCGTCAGCATTAGGGTTGACTGGTAGCCTGAACAGGAACAAGATACGTAACCAGGGGAGACGTCGTCGCCGGCGCCGGTCTCTGCGTCTGGTCGCCATGGTGATCTGCACATTCCTGCTGTGCTTTCTGCCCTATCACGTGGCTCGCTCACTGCACCTGCATGCGGTGGTGGGCAGGTGGGGCTGTGTTGCTACGGTGACACTGCAGCGGGTGTTGGTGGTGACGCTGTGTCTGGCGGCGGCCAATAGTGTGGTTAACCCTCTATTGTACTACTACTCTGGGGAGTCCTTTAGAGCGGTCATACGCAGCGCCTCGTCACGACAAcggtccttctcctcctccttcactcagGGCAGCCTGCTGCTCTCTCGCAGAAAGAAGACCACAATGCCTACAACACCAACAACGCGAGACTCACCCCTCGCTCCACCCTTAACCCTTCCTGGGTCCCTACCAGACACAGCCCTCGCTCCACCCCTAACCCTTCCTGGGTCGCTACCAGACACAACCCTCGCTCCACCCCGAACCCTTCCTGGGTCCCTACCAGACACACCCCTCGCTCCACCCCTAACCCTTCCTGGGTCCCTACCAGACACACCCCTCGCTCCACCCCTAACCCTTACTGGGTCCCTACCAGACACACCCCTCGCTCCACCCCTAACCCTTCCTGGGTCCCTACCAGACACACCCCTCGCTCCACCCCTAACCCTTCCTGGGTCCCTACCAGACACACAAAGCCGGGTGGAAGATAGGTTTTGA